One Chryseobacterium sp. StRB126 genomic region harbors:
- a CDS encoding arylamine N-acetyltransferase family protein, with product MDDLKLEKYLKRIHYSGDLGANMEVLKRIHQLHPKHIPFENIDSYTGIVPSLDVEHIFQKLVIESRGGYCYEQNLLLSEVLQYLGFKVQLQLGRVLWQKDENSSAAKTHLLLMVEWEDQKYLVDSGFGTATLTGPLILNDEEPQETPNEQFKISQKNGAYTLWTWREKWLPVYRFELEHVEPFDLEICNWYLATHPESNFRKNLVFSKVDENARYTFNNHTLNIRKKEGGKESVSIENNIQLFQMLKDVFGLKENAIELLKQKI from the coding sequence ATGGATGATTTGAAATTAGAAAAATACCTCAAAAGAATTCACTATTCCGGAGATTTGGGAGCGAATATGGAGGTTTTAAAAAGAATCCACCAGCTGCATCCCAAGCATATACCATTTGAAAATATAGATTCTTATACAGGGATCGTTCCGTCACTGGATGTAGAACATATTTTCCAGAAACTGGTAATTGAATCCAGAGGAGGATATTGTTACGAGCAAAACCTGCTTTTGAGTGAAGTGCTACAATATCTTGGTTTTAAAGTGCAATTGCAGTTGGGTAGAGTATTGTGGCAAAAAGATGAAAACAGCAGTGCTGCTAAAACACACCTGCTGCTGATGGTAGAGTGGGAGGATCAAAAATATCTTGTAGACTCTGGTTTTGGAACGGCTACACTTACCGGTCCTTTAATTCTGAATGATGAAGAACCACAAGAGACTCCCAACGAACAATTTAAAATTTCGCAGAAAAATGGAGCCTACACTCTTTGGACCTGGAGGGAAAAGTGGTTGCCGGTTTATCGTTTTGAGTTAGAGCATGTAGAACCTTTTGACCTTGAAATTTGCAATTGGTATCTGGCTACTCACCCGGAATCCAATTTCAGAAAAAATCTGGTTTTTTCAAAGGTGGACGAAAATGCACGGTACACCTTTAACAATCACACATTAAATATCAGAAAAAAGGAGGGTGGAAAAGAATCAGTTTCCATTGAAAATAATATTCAACTTTTCCAAATGCTGAAGGATGTATTTGGCTTGAAAGAAAATGCCATAGAACTTCTGAAACAGAAAATATAA
- a CDS encoding twin-arginine translocase TatA/TatE family subunit: MELSIGEMALIAIAIVVLFGPDKLPQIARDLGAGVRKMRGAVEDIKTEIMKETDNPVSEIKREIEKVKDAAKDFNPMKDIEKDVLTEPVSTTQEPPKPKPAEDETYEGPVSR; the protein is encoded by the coding sequence ATGGAATTAAGCATTGGAGAAATGGCATTGATTGCAATCGCAATCGTTGTATTATTCGGTCCGGATAAACTGCCTCAAATTGCACGTGACTTGGGTGCGGGTGTTAGAAAAATGCGTGGTGCAGTGGAAGATATCAAAACTGAGATCATGAAGGAAACAGATAATCCTGTTTCTGAGATTAAACGTGAAATTGAGAAAGTAAAAGATGCCGCGAAAGATTTCAACCCAATGAAGGATATTGAAAAAGATGTTCTTACAGAACCTGTTTCTACGACTCAGGAACCTCCAAAACCAAAGCCTGCCGAGGACGAAACCTACGAAGGGCCTGTAAGCAGATAA